TTCGAAGAAGCCGATATTTTAGCATGCCCGTGTAATCTCGTTGGAAACGAGTTTGATTTAAAAGTAAGGATAAATGACGAGAGGATAGAGACAACATTGAGATACTTAGGTAATATAAATTTCTTAAGAAAATCTATATCAAAAAGAACGCTTGGATTTATTTACGAGTGGCTTATGGAAAATTATGATTAATTGTGCTATTATAACAAACAGGAGGTAAAAAAATGGAAATTAAGGTTTATCCTGATAGAATTTTAAGAAGAAAGGCGAAGGATGTTGAGAAGATAGATGATAGAATTATAAAGCTGTTAGACGATATGGCTCAAACCATGTATAAGTTCAACGGCATAGGTCTTGCAGCTGAGCAGGTTGGCATTTTAGAGAAGCTTGTTGTGATAGATTTAAGGCCAGATGGCAAAAATCAACTTATAGAGCTGATAAACCCAGAAATTATAGCAAGCGAAGGCATATATGAAGAACACGAAGAAGGTTGTCTAAGTATTCCCGGATACTATGATACAGTAAAGGATAGAAAAAAGTGGATTAAGGTAAAATATTTAGATAGAGACGAAAATGAGCAGATACTCGAGACGGAAGATTTTTTAAGCGTTGTTATTCAGCATGAGATAGACCACCTAAACGGCAAGCTATTTATAGACAGACTATCACCAACAAAAAGAGAGTTCTTCAAAAAACAGTGGAAAAAGATACAGAAAGAGAGAGAAGAGAAAAAATGAGAATCCTATTTTTTGGAACAAGCGAGTTTTCTGTTGAGCCTTTAAAGGCACTTATTAATTCATCCATGTTTGAAGTTGTTGGCGTAATATCAACACCTGACGCCAAAGGAAAAAGAGGCAAAAAGCTCATCCAACCGCCAACAAAGATAGAAGCTCTAAAACACAATATCGAAGTGTATCAGCCCGAAAAGTTAAAAGACAAAGAGACGCTGAATAAAATAAGCTCTTTCAAAGCCGATATATTTGTTGTTGTCTCATACGGCAAATTCATACCAAGCGAGATGTTGAAACTGCCAAAGTATGGCTCTGTTAATATTCACCCTTCCCTTCTGCCAAAATACAGAGGCCCATCACCAATCAACTATGCACTTTTGAATGGAGATGAATACACAGGCGTATCACTTATTGATGTTATAGACAAAATGGATGCAGGCGACATATATATGCAGTGGGTGGAAAAGATAAGCAGAGACGATAACTATTTAACTTTGCATGATAGACTTTCAAAAATTGGCTCAGAAATGCTGCTCTGCTGCCTTGAAAATTTCTCAAACATAAAACCAAAACCGCAGGATGAGAGCCTTGCAACATACACAAAGATAATAAAAAAGGAAGACGGATTGATCGATTTCAAAAACGAGACGGCCTATCAGATAATAAACAAGATAAGGGCATTTTATAGCTGGCCAACAGCTCATTTCAAACACAAAGGGAAACTGTTCAAGGTCTTTGATGCAGAATTAATAAAGACAGAAAATACTAAACCGGCTGAAGTGGTAAAAGTAAACAAAAACGAGCTCGTAATAGGATGCAGCAAAGACGCTATATCAATAAAAATAATTCAGCCTGAATCCAAAAAGCCAATGGAAATAAAGGCATTTTTGGCAGGCTATAAGTTCTCTGTCGGTGAAACTATCGGCTAAATATCTTCTTCTCTTCTCCATACTGCCGATAGCATCATATCATCTCTCCATTCTATCTTTAATCGCATTTGTGCCTATATTCCTTCTTTTAGAAGAAGGGAAATCCCACATTTACATAGCAATATACATGTTTGTCTTTTATCTATACATTTACAGTGGAATATACAAAAGCACGCATACTTACTATGGGCTGTTTTTTCTTCTATCAATTGGCCTTGTTGTTGCTTTGGCTTTATATCAAGCTTTTTACATACTTATCGGAACATGGGTTTTTAAAAAGTCAAACTTACCGCTTGAATTTTACCCTATCTTTTTTGTTGCTTTTGAGTTTTTAAAAGACAAGCTCTTCTACGGTATGCCACTTGGCAATCTAAATATCTTAACCTACAACTTAACATCGTTTATCCAAGATGCATCACTATTTGGCAGTCTATTTGTTGATTTAAAAATACTCCTTATAAACTTAGCGGTATTCCTTTTTTTAAAAAAAGAACCAAAAAAGGCAACAATCATCCTTCTTTTAACTCTAATCCCATTAGCATTTGTTCATGATAAAAAGCAATACTCAAAAACAGCAACCTTAACAATCGTTCAGGGCAACATACCACAAAATCAGAAGTGGGAAGAGAAATACTTAAAAAGAAATCTAAACATATACACACATCTAAGCAATCAGTTAAAAAGCGATTATGTGCTTTGGCCTGAATCCGCATACCCTTACCTTTTCAGCAAAAGCTATTCACCTTCAATAAAAAGGCTCGTTCAATCAAACAAATTCACGCTCATATTTGGAGCAATAAGAGAGAAAAACGGCAAATATTACAACTCTGTTATCTCATACTCAAAACAGAAAATAGAGATATACGACAAGCAAAAGCTCGTTCCTTTCGCAGAGTTTATACCATTGGGCAATCTGCTTGGATTTAAAGATGAAAGCCTATCAAAAGGTAAGTCAAATGTAATATTCAAAGAAAAACTCAAGATAGCGCCAATGGTATGTTATGAAGAGAACTTCGAAAGTATTGCAAGAAGATACAAAACAAAAGGTGCTGAACTGCTTGCAGTATTCACAAACGACGCATGGTTTGATAAAACGCCCACATTCTATCTCTTCCCACGAAGCGATATATATAGGGCAATAGAGAATAGAATGTGGCTTGTAAGGGCAGCAAATACAGGCATAAGCTTTATTGTCAATCCAGAAGGCAAAATCAAAGCAGAGATTAAACCCGACAAAAGAGAAATCTTAACAACAAAACTGAAGATTGCAGTCTATAAAAAAACAATTTACGACAGGTTCGGCTGGCTGTTTGGGTGGGTTATGCTTTTTGCATCTATACTTTTATCTTTCTATAAAACATATAAAGCCCGACAAAGAACATAAACACACTTGGAGCATACACAGGAAAGATTACGCCATATCCATCAAAGAGAGAACCCGCAAGTGCAAGCAAAACATACAGACCAAAAAACAGAAACAGACTAACAACAATGCCTGCACTTTTACCACTTCTTGAGAATGTTATGCCAAAACTAAAGGCAATAAGCGATAAAGAGAAGACACTCAAAGACATCGAAATCATCTTGTTTATTTTATAGAGCGCATCTCTATCCTTAGTTTTCTTGTAATATCCAATAAGTTTAGCTATTGTCATATATCTTACGCCCGACGGCTTTTTATTTATCTCCTTCAATGCAAAAGAGACTTCATAGTCTTTAAAAGAACCAAATTCCCATCCGCTTTTCTTCTCGGAATAGGCTTTAACAGATAGAAAATCCGCCAATATACCGTTGTATGTATCCTTCAAAACTCCCTTCTTAGATACAAACACATCATTCTTGTTTGAAAAAAACACATCTGTCAGATGCTTATGGTCTGCAGAGATAGAACCCATCCACATTACACCACCCAAATTTTTGTAAAATGTTGATGGCTTCAAATTCATATAAATTTTATTTCTAAATGCCTTAACAAGCTCATCCTTATAATGAAACCTTGCCTTTGGAGCAAGAAAAGCAATATCATATACAAGAAAAACAAAAACGGCAAATGTGAATATCAAAGAAGGAAGATATACCCTTGCAAGAGAGATGCCAGAGCTTCTAATAGCCGTTATCTCCGAACTATTAGACATCTCGGAATAAACATAATTTATAGCAATGGTCAAGGCCATAGGAATACTAAAAATTGAAAGAAACAATGTTATGTATAGAAGTATATTCAAAATTCTTCTCAAAGAAGAACCGGATGCAAAGATAATGTCGTAAATTTTGATTACATCACCTATTATCATTACAGCAGAAATAATAAAAAAAGAGATAAAAAACGATACTGCAAGACTCTTTAGAATGTAAATATCTATCTTTTTAAACATAGCCCAAAAACCTTAGAATCTGCTGGCCAAAAAAGAGATAAATCAAAGCGGCAAAAGATAAATAAGGGCCAAACGGTATCCTGCCACTCATCTCTGTTTTTTTAGCAATTATAAGAGCAATACCAACAAGACTGCCGATTAAAGATGAGAAAAACAAAACAAAAAGAACACCCTTAATCCCAACAAAAGCACCTATGCCGCCAAGCAGCTTTATATCACCACCACCCATCGCTTCCTTTTTAAAAAGTAACTTTCCTAAAACTGCAACAAAATACAACAGAGCAAAACCAAAGACAAGTCCGTAAAGCGAAAAGAGAAATCTATGGGCAAAATATCCAAAGACAAGCCCTAAAACCATCAAACCCAAGCTTATTCTATCAGGTATTATATAATGTTTAAAATCAACAAAACTTCCGACTATAAGCATATAGCAAAACAGAAGATAAAAGAGCGTATTAATGTCTAAACCAAACTTCTTATAAACACCAACCGTTATAACTGCGGTCAAAAGCTCAACAGCAGGATAGACGAGTGATATTCTGCTTTTGCAGTATCTACATCTACCGCCAAGCAGTATATAGCTTATAACTGGTATATTGTCATACCACTTTATCCTTCTATCACAAACAGGACAACTTGAAGGCGGAAAAACTATCGATTTTCCCAAAGGTATCCTGTATATACAAACATTTAAGAAGCTGCCAATAACAAGGCCAAACAAAAACACAACAAGATAAATCATGACTCCTTCTTTGTTGAGAATATCCAAGCTATAATTATACTAATAACATATAGAAGCGTTAGCGGCGTTGCCATAAGAAATTGAGTAAACACATCCGGAGGAGTTAGAATCGCAGCAACAAAAAAGATAATCAAAAGCGCATAATCAAAACGTCTAAGCAAATCCTTACCATTTATAATGCCCAATCTTGCAAGAATGAAACTAACAACAGGAAGCTCAAAAACAAGTCCAAATGCCATTATCATCTTCAAAAATAGAGACATATATTGCTTTATCGTGGGCATTGCAGAAAGCTCTTGCCCACCATATCTTAAAAGAAACTTAAATCCCAAAGGTAAAACAACCTTATAAGCAAAAACAGAGCCAGATATAAAAAAGAAACTGAAAGCCAAGACAAATGGAATGGCGAATTTTTTCTCACTCTCTTTCAAGCCGGGCTTTACAAACAGCCATATCTGATAAAAAGTAAACGGAATACTAACAATAACAGCAGCAACAGCGGCAGCTTCTATCCTAACCCAAAATGCTTCGGTTACTCCCGTAAAGATTATTT
This genomic stretch from Hippea alviniae EP5-r harbors:
- the tatC gene encoding twin-arginine translocase subunit TatC produces the protein MKKKRRIKKDPNNMTLLEHIEELRIRLLWIIGGIGVALAVMLNYSEKLINLAIAPLQQALPKGSKIIFTGVTEAFWVRIEAAAVAAVIVSIPFTFYQIWLFVKPGLKESEKKFAIPFVLAFSFFFISGSVFAYKVVLPLGFKFLLRYGGQELSAMPTIKQYMSLFLKMIMAFGLVFELPVVSFILARLGIINGKDLLRRFDYALLIIFFVAAILTPPDVFTQFLMATPLTLLYVISIIIAWIFSTKKES
- the def gene encoding peptide deformylase, encoding MEIKVYPDRILRRKAKDVEKIDDRIIKLLDDMAQTMYKFNGIGLAAEQVGILEKLVVIDLRPDGKNQLIELINPEIIASEGIYEEHEEGCLSIPGYYDTVKDRKKWIKVKYLDRDENEQILETEDFLSVVIQHEIDHLNGKLFIDRLSPTKREFFKKQWKKIQKEREEKK
- a CDS encoding prepilin peptidase; protein product: MIYLVVFLFGLVIGSFLNVCIYRIPLGKSIVFPPSSCPVCDRRIKWYDNIPVISYILLGGRCRYCKSRISLVYPAVELLTAVITVGVYKKFGLDINTLFYLLFCYMLIVGSFVDFKHYIIPDRISLGLMVLGLVFGYFAHRFLFSLYGLVFGFALLYFVAVLGKLLFKKEAMGGGDIKLLGGIGAFVGIKGVLFVLFFSSLIGSLVGIALIIAKKTEMSGRIPFGPYLSFAALIYLFFGQQILRFLGYV
- the lnt gene encoding apolipoprotein N-acyltransferase; translation: MKLSAKYLLLFSILPIASYHLSILSLIAFVPIFLLLEEGKSHIYIAIYMFVFYLYIYSGIYKSTHTYYGLFFLLSIGLVVALALYQAFYILIGTWVFKKSNLPLEFYPIFFVAFEFLKDKLFYGMPLGNLNILTYNLTSFIQDASLFGSLFVDLKILLINLAVFLFLKKEPKKATIILLLTLIPLAFVHDKKQYSKTATLTIVQGNIPQNQKWEEKYLKRNLNIYTHLSNQLKSDYVLWPESAYPYLFSKSYSPSIKRLVQSNKFTLIFGAIREKNGKYYNSVISYSKQKIEIYDKQKLVPFAEFIPLGNLLGFKDESLSKGKSNVIFKEKLKIAPMVCYEENFESIARRYKTKGAELLAVFTNDAWFDKTPTFYLFPRSDIYRAIENRMWLVRAANTGISFIVNPEGKIKAEIKPDKREILTTKLKIAVYKKTIYDRFGWLFGWVMLFASILLSFYKTYKARQRT
- the fmt gene encoding methionyl-tRNA formyltransferase; protein product: MRILFFGTSEFSVEPLKALINSSMFEVVGVISTPDAKGKRGKKLIQPPTKIEALKHNIEVYQPEKLKDKETLNKISSFKADIFVVVSYGKFIPSEMLKLPKYGSVNIHPSLLPKYRGPSPINYALLNGDEYTGVSLIDVIDKMDAGDIYMQWVEKISRDDNYLTLHDRLSKIGSEMLLCCLENFSNIKPKPQDESLATYTKIIKKEDGLIDFKNETAYQIINKIRAFYSWPTAHFKHKGKLFKVFDAELIKTENTKPAEVVKVNKNELVIGCSKDAISIKIIQPESKKPMEIKAFLAGYKFSVGETIG
- a CDS encoding LptF/LptG family permease gives rise to the protein MFKKIDIYILKSLAVSFFISFFIISAVMIIGDVIKIYDIIFASGSSLRRILNILLYITLFLSIFSIPMALTIAINYVYSEMSNSSEITAIRSSGISLARVYLPSLIFTFAVFVFLVYDIAFLAPKARFHYKDELVKAFRNKIYMNLKPSTFYKNLGGVMWMGSISADHKHLTDVFFSNKNDVFVSKKGVLKDTYNGILADFLSVKAYSEKKSGWEFGSFKDYEVSFALKEINKKPSGVRYMTIAKLIGYYKKTKDRDALYKINKMISMSLSVFSLSLIAFSFGITFSRSGKSAGIVVSLFLFFGLYVLLALAGSLFDGYGVIFPVYAPSVFMFFVGLYMFYRKIKV